A section of the Myxococcus virescens genome encodes:
- a CDS encoding flavin-containing monooxygenase, with product MALRVAIIGAGPSGLAQLRAFESAARKGAEIPEIVCFEKQEDWGGLWNYTWRTGLGRYGEPVHGSMYRHLWSNGPKEALEFADYSFDEHFGRPIPSYPPREVLYDYIRGRVEKCDVRKYIQFNTIVRWLSWSEETRKFTVVVDDLAKREVREESFDRVVNATGHFSTPNVPFFEGIDSFPGRVLHAHDFRGAEEFAGKNLLLIGSSYSAEDIGVQCHKLGAKSVTISYRSAPMGFRWPMGMKEVPLVKRFEGNRAHFADGTSATLDAVILCTGYQHKYRFLPNALRLESHNRLYPPGLYKGVFWQGQPELAYLGMQDQYYTFNMFDAQAWLVRDVIMGRTALPSAEEREADIAAWVEREEGVQDSFGAVDFQTAYIRDLLDRTDYPGFSVEKVAELLKQWLRDKQEDILGYRDRTFTSIVTGTRATPHRRKWMDELDDSAESFLAEAPVRRTG from the coding sequence ATGGCTCTTCGTGTCGCGATCATCGGAGCTGGCCCCAGCGGCTTGGCCCAGTTGCGTGCGTTTGAATCCGCTGCCCGCAAGGGAGCGGAGATCCCGGAAATCGTCTGCTTCGAGAAGCAGGAGGATTGGGGCGGGCTCTGGAACTACACGTGGAGGACCGGCCTGGGACGCTACGGCGAGCCGGTGCACGGCAGCATGTACCGGCACCTGTGGTCGAACGGTCCGAAGGAGGCGCTCGAGTTCGCCGACTACTCCTTCGATGAGCACTTCGGCCGGCCGATCCCGTCCTATCCGCCGCGCGAGGTGCTCTACGACTACATCCGCGGGCGGGTGGAGAAGTGCGACGTCCGCAAGTACATCCAGTTCAACACCATCGTTCGTTGGCTCTCCTGGTCCGAGGAGACCCGGAAGTTCACCGTGGTGGTCGACGACCTCGCCAAGCGCGAGGTCCGCGAGGAGTCGTTCGACCGGGTGGTGAACGCAACCGGCCACTTCTCCACGCCGAACGTGCCCTTCTTCGAGGGCATCGACTCCTTCCCCGGTCGCGTGCTGCACGCGCACGACTTCCGCGGCGCCGAGGAGTTCGCGGGAAAGAATCTCCTGCTGATCGGGAGCAGCTACTCCGCCGAGGACATCGGCGTGCAGTGCCACAAGCTGGGCGCGAAGTCGGTGACCATCAGCTACCGGTCCGCCCCCATGGGCTTCAGGTGGCCCATGGGCATGAAGGAGGTACCACTGGTGAAGCGGTTCGAGGGGAACCGCGCGCACTTCGCGGATGGGACCTCCGCGACGCTCGATGCGGTCATCCTGTGCACGGGTTACCAGCACAAGTACCGCTTCCTTCCCAATGCGCTGCGCCTGGAGAGCCACAACCGGCTCTACCCGCCGGGGCTCTACAAGGGCGTGTTCTGGCAAGGCCAGCCGGAGCTCGCCTACCTGGGGATGCAGGACCAGTACTACACCTTCAACATGTTCGACGCCCAGGCATGGCTGGTGCGCGACGTCATCATGGGGCGCACCGCGCTGCCGTCCGCCGAGGAGCGCGAGGCGGACATCGCGGCGTGGGTCGAGCGCGAGGAGGGGGTCCAGGATTCGTTCGGGGCGGTGGACTTCCAAACCGCCTACATCCGGGACCTGCTCGACCGCACCGACTACCCGGGCTTCAGCGTGGAGAAGGTCGCGGAGCTGCTGAAGCAGTGGCTGCGCGACAAGCAGGAGGACATCCTCGGCTACCGCGACCGCACCTTCACGTCGATCGTCACCGGCACCCGCGCCACGCCGCACCGTCGCAAGTGGATGGACGAGCTGGACGACTCGGCGGAGAGCTTCCTCGCCGAGGCCCCGGTGCGCAGGACCGGGTGA